The Methyloferula stellata AR4 genome includes a window with the following:
- the dnaE gene encoding DNA polymerase III subunit alpha: MLDAVGFVHLHVHSSFSLREGALSIAKLAKLAVADAMPALAISDTNNLFGALEFSEKLAKEGVQPIIGLQLAVDFGDGAQLAPRGEETGAGRAALVLLAQDEAGYLNLMHLASCAWLDPAPGDTPHVSCARLEGRTRGLIALSAGPGGALDRALASGRPEIAGQRLAWLERAFPSRLYIELQRHGLMSEREIEPQLLDLAYSHGLPLVATNEPFFAATSDYEAHDALMCIAEGTVLADTTRRQLSPEHRFKTRAEMGKLFADLPEATRHSVEIALRCAYRPLTRKPILPRFGTSMENPAAQEEEEAGLLRRQAEEGLRLRLSRLGRAPGISEEDYWARLNFELDVIVKMKFPGYFLIVADFIQYAKQQGIPVGPGRGSGAGSLVAYALTITDLDPIRFGLLFERFLNPERVSMPDFDIDFCQDRRDEVIRYVRDRYGADKVAQIITFGSFLARGVMRNVGRVLEMPLGQVDKLAKLVPQNPAAPVHLKQAIESEPRLREAAEAEPRVAQMLKIAETLEGLYSNASTHAAGIVIGDRPLEELVPLYRDPKSDMPATQFNMKWVEPAGLVKFDFLGLKTLTTLATCVKLLAKRGIEIDLAKIPLDDRRTFEMLGRGETVGVFQLESAGMRKALVEMHADRFEDIIALVALYRPGPMANIPTYCAVKRGEEDADYIHPKIESILKETCGVIIYQEQVMQIAQVLSGYSLGEADLLRRAMGKKIKSEMDAQRDRFVSGAVERGLVKKQADEIFDLLAKFADYGFNKSHAAAYALIAYQTAWFKANHPVEFLAASMTLDKSNTDKLAEFCNEARRLGIKVEVPSLTRSGVDFEVEDRSGELSIHYALSAIKGVGAGQAQALVAARGAQGFRDLADFAARINPHDVNKRMLECLTSAGAFDALEQDRARVFAGIETLMACASRRDEERRAGQNALFAIETVDELALPKSTGWTLAERLRREFDAVGFFLSGHPLDAYARILNRLNVTRWTDFARSVKQGASAGRLAAIVLDKQERRTKSGTKMGIVQLSDQSGQYEAILFQEGLNLYRDLLVKGAALLLGLQANVEGEDVRARIISAEPLDIAAGRIQKGLRVFLRDEAPLASIAQRLTRQGDGEVSLILMRGDDEIEVKLPGKYQVSTDMAGALKAIPGIVAVEHV; the protein is encoded by the coding sequence TTGCTCGATGCCGTCGGCTTCGTGCATCTGCATGTCCATTCGTCCTTCTCGCTGCGCGAGGGCGCGCTCTCGATCGCCAAATTGGCGAAGCTCGCGGTGGCGGATGCCATGCCCGCGCTGGCGATCAGCGACACGAATAATCTCTTCGGCGCTTTGGAGTTTTCCGAAAAGCTCGCCAAGGAGGGCGTGCAGCCGATCATCGGGCTACAGCTCGCCGTCGATTTTGGCGACGGCGCGCAGCTCGCGCCGCGCGGCGAAGAGACGGGCGCCGGGCGCGCCGCGCTCGTGCTTCTGGCGCAGGACGAGGCCGGCTATTTAAATCTCATGCATTTGGCCTCCTGCGCCTGGCTCGATCCGGCGCCGGGCGACACGCCGCATGTCTCTTGCGCACGCCTTGAAGGACGAACCCGTGGGCTGATCGCGCTTTCGGCCGGCCCGGGCGGTGCGCTCGACCGGGCATTGGCTTCCGGGCGGCCGGAGATCGCGGGCCAGCGCCTTGCCTGGCTCGAACGGGCCTTCCCGTCGCGGCTCTATATCGAGCTGCAGCGTCATGGCTTGATGAGCGAGCGCGAGATCGAGCCCCAGCTCCTCGATCTGGCCTATAGCCATGGCCTGCCGCTCGTCGCCACCAACGAGCCATTCTTTGCCGCAACCTCCGATTATGAAGCCCATGACGCCTTGATGTGCATCGCCGAAGGCACCGTGCTCGCCGATACGACGCGCCGGCAGCTTTCGCCCGAGCATAGGTTCAAGACACGCGCCGAAATGGGCAAGCTTTTCGCCGATCTGCCGGAGGCGACGCGCCACTCGGTCGAGATCGCGCTGCGCTGTGCCTACCGGCCTTTGACGCGCAAACCGATCCTGCCGCGCTTCGGCACGTCGATGGAAAATCCCGCCGCCCAGGAAGAAGAAGAGGCGGGTCTGCTGCGCCGGCAGGCCGAAGAAGGCCTGCGGCTGCGTCTTTCGAGGCTCGGCCGCGCGCCGGGGATTTCCGAAGAGGATTATTGGGCGCGCTTGAATTTCGAGCTCGACGTCATCGTGAAGATGAAATTCCCGGGCTATTTTCTGATCGTCGCGGACTTCATCCAATATGCGAAGCAGCAGGGCATTCCGGTCGGGCCGGGGCGCGGCTCGGGCGCGGGCTCGCTCGTCGCCTATGCCCTGACGATCACCGATCTCGATCCGATCCGCTTCGGGCTCTTGTTCGAGCGCTTCCTTAATCCTGAACGCGTATCCATGCCGGATTTCGACATCGACTTCTGCCAGGACCGGCGCGACGAAGTGATCCGCTATGTGCGCGATCGCTACGGTGCCGATAAGGTCGCGCAGATCATCACCTTCGGTTCGTTTCTGGCGCGCGGCGTGATGCGCAATGTCGGGCGCGTGCTCGAAATGCCGCTCGGCCAGGTCGATAAGCTGGCGAAGCTCGTACCGCAGAACCCGGCGGCGCCGGTGCATCTGAAACAGGCCATCGAAAGCGAGCCGCGCCTGCGCGAGGCGGCCGAGGCGGAACCGCGCGTCGCGCAAATGCTGAAGATCGCCGAAACGCTCGAAGGGCTTTATTCCAATGCCTCGACCCACGCGGCGGGCATCGTCATCGGCGACCGGCCGCTCGAAGAACTCGTGCCGCTCTATCGCGATCCGAAATCCGATATGCCGGCAACGCAGTTCAACATGAAATGGGTCGAGCCCGCGGGCCTCGTCAAGTTCGATTTTCTTGGGCTGAAGACGCTCACCACGCTTGCGACCTGCGTCAAGCTTTTGGCAAAACGCGGGATCGAGATCGATCTCGCCAAAATTCCGCTCGACGATCGCAGGACCTTCGAAATGCTCGGGCGCGGCGAGACGGTCGGCGTGTTCCAATTGGAAAGTGCCGGCATGCGCAAGGCGCTTGTCGAAATGCATGCCGATAGATTCGAAGATATTATCGCGCTTGTTGCCCTCTACCGGCCGGGCCCGATGGCCAATATTCCGACCTATTGCGCGGTGAAGCGCGGCGAGGAAGACGCCGATTACATTCATCCCAAAATCGAATCCATCCTGAAAGAGACCTGCGGTGTCATCATCTATCAGGAACAGGTGATGCAGATCGCGCAGGTTCTGTCCGGCTATTCGCTTGGCGAAGCCGATCTATTGCGCCGCGCCATGGGCAAGAAGATCAAGTCCGAGATGGACGCGCAGCGCGACCGCTTCGTCTCCGGCGCGGTGGAGCGCGGCCTCGTCAAGAAGCAGGCCGACGAGATTTTCGATCTTCTCGCCAAATTCGCCGATTACGGCTTCAACAAGAGCCATGCGGCGGCCTATGCGCTGATCGCCTATCAGACGGCCTGGTTCAAGGCCAATCATCCGGTCGAGTTCTTGGCCGCGTCGATGACGCTCGATAAGTCGAACACCGATAAGCTCGCCGAATTCTGCAACGAGGCGCGCCGCCTCGGCATCAAGGTCGAAGTGCCGTCGCTGACGCGTTCTGGCGTCGATTTCGAGGTCGAGGACCGCTCGGGCGAGCTTTCCATTCATTATGCCTTGTCGGCGATCAAGGGCGTCGGGGCAGGGCAGGCGCAGGCGCTGGTCGCCGCGCGCGGCGCGCAAGGCTTTCGCGATCTCGCCGATTTCGCCGCCAGGATCAACCCGCATGACGTCAATAAGCGGATGCTCGAATGTCTGACTTCGGCCGGCGCTTTCGACGCGCTCGAGCAAGACCGCGCGCGGGTCTTTGCCGGGATCGAGACCCTCATGGCCTGCGCGTCGCGCCGCGACGAAGAGCGCCGCGCCGGGCAAAATGCGCTCTTTGCCATCGAGACCGTCGATGAACTGGCCTTGCCGAAGTCGACCGGCTGGACGCTCGCCGAGCGCCTGCGCCGCGAGTTCGATGCCGTCGGTTTCTTTTTGTCGGGTCATCCGCTCGATGCCTATGCGAGGATCCTCAACCGCTTGAATGTGACGCGCTGGACCGATTTCGCTCGCAGCGTGAAACAAGGCGCCTCGGCCGGGCGGCTCGCCGCGATCGTGCTCGACAAGCAGGAAAGGCGCACGAAATCCGGCACGAAAATGGGCATCGTCCAATTGTCGGATCAATCCGGCCAATATGAAGCGATCCTGTTTCAGGAGGGCCTCAATCTCTATCGCGATCTGCTTGTGAAGGGCGCGGCTTTGCTGCTTGGCTTGCAGGCCAATGTCGAAGGCGAGGATGTGCGCGCCCGCATCATTTCGGCCGAGCCTTTGGACATAGCCGCGGGGCGCATTCAAAAGGGATTGCGGGTCTTCCTGCGCGACGAAGCGCCTCTGGCCTCGATCGCCCAGCGTCTCACAAGGCAGGGCGACGGGGAAGTCTCGCTCATCCTCATGCGCGGCGACGACGAAATCGAGGTCAAATTGCCGGGCAAATATCAGGTTTCGACCGATATGGCCGGCGCCTTGAAGGCCATTCCGGGGATTGTCGCCGTGGAACACGTCTAA
- a CDS encoding nitroreductase family protein — MTEANGRKADHQIDPIFLERWSPRAFTGDSISEADLFRLFEAARWAPSTYNSQPWRFCYARRETPAFDKFLGLLSETNQSWTKNAAALVFVVSKKSFTPAGQQAPIDSYSHSFDTGAAWASLAFQGLKMGWATHGMGGFDHARAPGELNLPEGHRVEMAMAIGRKADKSVLPEALQAREKPSARNPLTQLIFEGGFPRG, encoded by the coding sequence ATGACCGAAGCAAACGGGCGCAAAGCCGATCACCAAATCGATCCGATCTTTCTCGAACGATGGTCGCCGCGCGCCTTTACAGGAGACTCCATTTCGGAAGCCGACCTGTTCCGGCTTTTCGAAGCGGCGCGTTGGGCGCCGTCCACCTATAATTCGCAGCCCTGGCGGTTCTGCTATGCGCGGCGGGAGACGCCGGCCTTCGATAAATTTCTGGGCCTTTTGTCGGAGACCAATCAGAGCTGGACCAAGAACGCGGCGGCTCTTGTTTTCGTCGTCTCGAAGAAGAGCTTCACGCCGGCCGGGCAGCAGGCGCCGATCGATTCCTATAGCCATTCCTTCGACACAGGCGCGGCGTGGGCCTCATTGGCCTTCCAGGGTTTGAAAATGGGCTGGGCGACGCATGGCATGGGCGGCTTCGACCATGCCCGTGCTCCGGGCGAACTGAACCTGCCCGAAGGACATCGCGTGGAAATGGCTATGGCGATCGGGCGGAAAGCCGACAAAAGCGTACTTCCGGAAGCCTTGCAGGCGCGGGAAAAACCAAGCGCCCGCAATCCCCTCACGCAATTGATTTTCGAGGGTGGCTTTCCGCGAGGGTGA
- a CDS encoding FkbM family methyltransferase, producing the protein MKFISYAQNFEDVMLRRALKAIENGFYIDVGANLPEAESVTKAFYDRGWSGINIEPTDYPFEQLQASRPRDINLKTACWKEAGEAPLFLITESEAFATLNPDMAALHKESGREVISQSLTTTTLRDVCSTYVKDRDIHFLKVDVEGGELAVFEGADFTRWRPWIIIGEAHGPDPMVNFYQPWEDLLCKANYCFVYSDGLNRFFVAKEHEELRNAFLVPPNVYDNFITASAFKLLERAETAERQALDLARELEALQKAAAAAAANKNRWWNIFS; encoded by the coding sequence ATGAAATTTATAAGCTACGCTCAAAATTTTGAGGATGTAATGCTTCGGCGCGCACTAAAGGCTATCGAAAACGGGTTCTATATCGATGTCGGCGCCAATCTCCCTGAAGCGGAATCCGTCACCAAGGCATTTTACGATCGCGGCTGGTCGGGCATAAATATCGAGCCGACCGACTATCCATTCGAGCAGCTTCAGGCTTCGCGGCCGCGCGATATCAATCTGAAAACCGCGTGTTGGAAAGAAGCTGGCGAGGCGCCGCTTTTTCTCATCACTGAAAGCGAAGCTTTCGCAACGCTCAATCCAGATATGGCCGCTCTTCACAAGGAAAGCGGACGTGAGGTGATCTCGCAGTCTCTCACGACAACAACGCTGCGTGATGTCTGCAGCACCTATGTCAAAGACCGAGACATTCATTTTCTAAAAGTCGATGTGGAAGGCGGCGAGCTTGCCGTTTTTGAAGGCGCCGATTTCACACGATGGCGGCCATGGATCATCATTGGCGAAGCCCATGGCCCGGACCCGATGGTGAATTTCTACCAGCCATGGGAAGATCTGCTTTGTAAAGCAAATTACTGCTTCGTTTATTCCGATGGGCTCAATAGATTTTTCGTGGCTAAGGAACACGAAGAGCTTCGTAACGCCTTTCTCGTGCCTCCAAACGTCTACGATAATTTTATTACGGCGTCTGCCTTTAAGCTCCTGGAACGGGCCGAGACCGCTGAAAGACAAGCATTGGATCTCGCGCGGGAGTTGGAAGCGCTACAGAAAGCGGCGGCGGCGGCGGCGGCGAATAAAAATAGATGGTGGAACATTTTTTCATAA
- a CDS encoding B12-binding domain-containing radical SAM protein: MANIILINPRFEASYWGMEHALHLIGYKANMPVAALPLLAALTPREHNITLIDENVEPIDFDLCAKADIIGLTGMTVQRFRATEILTELKRRGCFTVVGGPWVSVKEDYFGPLADVIIVGEAEETWPKFLSDWSHGEHAGRYEQAERTDMTKVPVPRHDLMKMKFYAVGTVQFSRGCPFACEFCDIIVTFGRTPRIKTTPQIIAELEALRKTAGIRAVFIVDDNLIGNKKIIKEVLREVIAWQKTHDYPLTFFTEASLDLVEDEELMALMDEANIRSVFVGIETPNEESLKETKKTQNLRGHNRSIAEKVEAIQAHGIEVWSGMILGFDNDSPDIFDRQIRLVEEAGIVHASVGMLSAIPKTPLYDRVARENRLDLADRTEYGTNVIPLGMDRATLRDGYLRVLRELYDPQRFFERVDTLYFDGRLKPSSRDAELSKRPVRRILLSLQALLIAGGAFVKLRTVIDDAALKKAYGRIAWNLLRRRPSPFVVQAYAIKFVMHYHYHKLVSTMGRNADGHLVNMF; this comes from the coding sequence ATGGCCAACATCATATTGATCAATCCGCGATTCGAGGCGAGCTATTGGGGGATGGAGCACGCGCTTCATCTCATCGGATACAAGGCCAATATGCCAGTCGCGGCGCTGCCCTTGCTCGCAGCGCTTACGCCCCGGGAACATAACATCACGCTGATCGACGAGAACGTCGAGCCGATCGATTTCGATCTTTGCGCCAAGGCCGATATCATCGGCCTGACCGGGATGACAGTGCAGAGATTCCGCGCAACGGAAATCCTCACCGAATTGAAACGCCGCGGCTGCTTCACCGTCGTCGGTGGTCCCTGGGTTTCGGTGAAGGAAGATTATTTCGGACCGCTCGCCGATGTCATCATCGTTGGCGAAGCGGAGGAGACTTGGCCGAAATTTCTTAGCGACTGGTCGCACGGCGAACATGCCGGCCGCTACGAGCAGGCTGAGCGTACCGACATGACGAAAGTGCCGGTGCCGCGCCACGATCTCATGAAAATGAAATTCTATGCCGTCGGCACCGTGCAATTTTCGCGCGGCTGCCCCTTCGCCTGCGAATTCTGCGATATCATCGTGACCTTCGGCCGGACGCCGCGGATCAAGACCACGCCCCAGATCATCGCGGAATTGGAAGCGTTGCGCAAAACGGCGGGCATACGCGCGGTTTTCATCGTCGACGACAATCTGATCGGCAATAAAAAGATCATCAAGGAGGTGTTGCGCGAAGTCATCGCCTGGCAGAAGACGCATGACTACCCGCTGACCTTCTTTACCGAAGCCTCGCTCGATCTCGTCGAAGACGAAGAGCTCATGGCGCTGATGGACGAAGCCAATATCCGTTCGGTTTTCGTCGGCATCGAAACGCCGAATGAGGAATCCCTCAAAGAGACCAAGAAGACGCAGAATCTGCGCGGCCACAACCGCAGTATTGCCGAGAAGGTAGAGGCGATCCAGGCGCATGGAATCGAAGTCTGGAGCGGCATGATCCTTGGGTTCGACAATGACAGCCCGGATATTTTCGACCGGCAGATCCGTCTCGTCGAGGAGGCAGGTATCGTGCACGCCTCGGTCGGCATGTTGTCCGCCATTCCGAAAACGCCTCTCTACGACCGGGTCGCGCGCGAGAACCGCCTCGACCTTGCAGATCGCACGGAATATGGCACCAATGTCATTCCGCTCGGCATGGATCGCGCGACCTTGCGCGATGGCTATCTGCGCGTGCTGCGCGAACTTTACGATCCGCAGCGGTTTTTCGAGCGCGTCGATACGCTTTATTTCGATGGCCGGCTGAAGCCGAGTTCGCGCGATGCCGAGCTGAGCAAACGACCCGTCCGCCGTATCCTGCTCAGCCTGCAGGCGCTGCTCATCGCCGGCGGGGCTTTCGTGAAATTGCGGACAGTCATCGACGACGCGGCCCTCAAGAAGGCCTATGGGCGCATCGCCTGGAACCTTTTGCGCCGCCGCCCGTCGCCCTTCGTGGTGCAGGCCTATGCGATCAAATTCGTGATGCATTATCATTATCACAAGCTGGTCTCGACCATGGGCCGGAACGCGGACGGGCATCTCGTGAATATGTTCTGA
- the lpdA gene encoding dihydrolipoyl dehydrogenase, with the protein MADKSYDIIVIGGGPGGYVAALRAAQLGLKTAVVEREHLGGICLNWGCIPTKALLRSAEIFHYANQAKDYGLVIEGKLGFDPGAIVKRSRAVSAQLNGGVGFLLKKNKVDVIWGEAAISKPGEVTVTASKKAPMQPQNPVPKNVLPPDLYKAAHIIVATGARPRVLPGLEPDGKLIWTYFEAMVPEAFPKSLIVMGSGAIGIEFASFYKTMGTQVTVVEVLPQILPVEDAEIAALARKRFEKEGIKILTSTKVTKVEKKANSIVATVTDEKGASQVIEAERMISAVGVVGNIENLGLEALGVAIDRGIIKTDGYGRTNVKGVYAIGDVAGPPMLAHKAEHEGVICVEAIKGLPVHALDKAMIPGCTYCQPQVASVGLTEAKAKEAGFEIKVGRFPFIGNGKAIALGEPDGLVKTIFDAKTGRLLGAHMVGAEVTELIQGFVIAMNCETTEEELIQAVFPHPTLSEMMHESVLDAYGRVLHT; encoded by the coding sequence ATGGCGGATAAATCCTACGATATTATCGTGATCGGTGGCGGCCCTGGCGGCTATGTCGCGGCTCTGCGCGCGGCCCAGTTGGGGTTGAAGACGGCAGTCGTCGAGCGCGAACATCTTGGCGGCATTTGCCTCAACTGGGGGTGCATTCCGACCAAAGCTCTGCTGCGCTCGGCCGAGATCTTCCATTATGCCAACCAAGCCAAGGATTACGGTCTCGTGATCGAGGGCAAGCTTGGCTTCGATCCGGGCGCCATCGTGAAGCGCTCGCGCGCCGTCTCGGCGCAATTGAACGGCGGCGTCGGTTTTCTTCTGAAAAAGAACAAAGTCGATGTGATCTGGGGCGAGGCGGCGATTTCAAAGCCGGGCGAAGTGACCGTCACCGCCTCGAAGAAAGCACCGATGCAGCCGCAAAACCCGGTTCCGAAAAATGTCCTGCCGCCGGACCTCTACAAGGCTGCTCATATTATTGTTGCGACCGGCGCGCGGCCGCGTGTCCTGCCGGGCCTGGAGCCTGACGGCAAACTGATCTGGACCTATTTCGAAGCCATGGTGCCTGAGGCCTTTCCGAAATCGCTCATCGTCATGGGCTCCGGTGCAATCGGGATCGAATTTGCGTCATTCTACAAGACGATGGGCACGCAGGTGACAGTCGTCGAGGTTTTGCCGCAGATCCTGCCGGTCGAGGATGCGGAGATCGCCGCCCTTGCCCGTAAGCGTTTCGAAAAGGAAGGCATCAAGATTCTGACTTCGACCAAAGTCACCAAGGTCGAGAAGAAGGCCAATTCGATCGTAGCGACCGTCACCGACGAGAAGGGCGCATCGCAAGTGATCGAAGCCGAGCGCATGATTTCCGCTGTTGGCGTCGTTGGCAATATCGAAAATCTGGGGCTTGAGGCTCTGGGCGTCGCGATCGATCGCGGCATCATCAAAACGGATGGTTATGGCCGCACGAATGTGAAGGGCGTCTATGCCATAGGCGATGTCGCCGGGCCGCCGATGCTCGCGCATAAGGCCGAGCATGAAGGCGTCATCTGTGTCGAGGCGATCAAGGGCTTGCCCGTGCATGCGCTCGACAAAGCGATGATTCCCGGCTGCACCTATTGCCAACCGCAAGTGGCCTCCGTCGGCCTCACCGAAGCCAAGGCCAAGGAGGCAGGTTTCGAGATCAAGGTCGGACGCTTTCCCTTCATCGGCAACGGCAAGGCGATCGCGCTCGGCGAGCCGGACGGTCTCGTCAAGACGATCTTCGATGCCAAGACCGGGCGGCTTCTTGGCGCGCATATGGTCGGCGCCGAAGTCACCGAATTGATCCAAGGCTTCGTCATCGCCATGAATTGCGAAACGACCGAGGAAGAATTGATCCAGGCCGTCTTCCCGCATCCGACGCTGTCTGAAATGATGCACGAAAGCGTGCTCGACGCTTATGGGCGCGTCCTTCACACATAG
- a CDS encoding sulfate ABC transporter substrate-binding protein — protein sequence MSRFGTLRRSLDLAFFALAFLTIVFTTVFAHAATSLLNVSYDPTRELYRAINEAFIADWKKKTGEDINIRTSHGGSGAQARAVIDGLGADVVTLALAADIDAIAAKTGKIPADWQKRLPNNSTPYTSTIVFAVRKGNPKGIKDWDDLVKPGVAVISPNPKTSGGARWNYLAAWAYAAKKFNGDEGKIKEFIAALYKNVPVLDTGARGATISFAQRGLGDVLVAWENDAYLLSEEFGKDKFEIITPSISILAEPPVALVDGNADADGNRKLAEAYLAFLYTPQAQAIIAKNFYRPTIPESAAPEDIARFHKIDLVTIDKDFGGWAKAQATHFADGGIFDQIYKSR from the coding sequence GTGTCGAGATTTGGGACCCTCCGCCGCAGCCTTGATCTGGCTTTTTTTGCGCTGGCTTTTTTGACCATCGTTTTCACAACGGTTTTCGCGCATGCCGCCACGAGCCTGCTGAATGTTTCCTACGATCCGACTCGCGAACTCTATCGCGCGATCAACGAAGCTTTCATCGCCGATTGGAAGAAGAAAACCGGCGAAGACATCAACATCCGGACGTCGCATGGCGGCTCTGGCGCGCAAGCCCGCGCGGTGATCGACGGGCTCGGCGCCGACGTCGTCACTTTGGCGCTGGCTGCCGATATCGATGCCATCGCGGCCAAAACGGGCAAGATTCCTGCCGATTGGCAAAAGCGTCTGCCGAATAATTCGACGCCCTATACGTCCACCATCGTCTTTGCCGTGCGCAAGGGCAATCCAAAGGGCATCAAGGACTGGGACGATCTCGTCAAACCGGGAGTCGCGGTGATCTCGCCCAATCCCAAAACCTCCGGTGGGGCGCGCTGGAATTATCTGGCGGCTTGGGCCTATGCCGCCAAAAAATTCAATGGCGACGAGGGCAAGATCAAGGAGTTCATTGCCGCGCTCTATAAAAACGTTCCGGTTCTCGACACGGGTGCGCGCGGCGCGACGATTAGCTTCGCGCAACGCGGTCTAGGCGACGTTCTCGTCGCTTGGGAAAACGACGCCTATCTGCTCAGCGAGGAGTTCGGAAAGGACAAGTTCGAAATCATCACGCCGTCGATCTCGATCCTGGCCGAGCCGCCGGTCGCCTTGGTCGACGGCAATGCCGACGCGGACGGCAACCGCAAATTGGCTGAGGCCTATCTCGCATTCCTCTATACGCCCCAGGCGCAAGCGATCATTGCCAAGAACTTCTATCGCCCGACGATTCCAGAGTCCGCTGCGCCGGAGGACATCGCGCGCTTCCACAAGATCGATCTCGTCACGATCGACAAGGATTTTGGCGGCTGGGCCAAGGCGCAGGCGACGCATTTCGCCGATGGCGGGATCTTTGATCAAATCTACAAGTCCCGCTAA
- a CDS encoding undecaprenyl-phosphate glucose phosphotransferase codes for MAAFSVDDLRHVDQKAPGDEGAPAPRPAELSALAESLATFATPPAYSRIVLVGAVRILEFALVALTGFLVHMSHVAPVRGIETAYLITIPCIAALTVVMFQVLGTYRMSALRFFAKESLRVATGWTLVLLISLAVFFFLKLEDVFSRVWLSGWFLLGLTTLLAERAALSLFIDHLTKTGRLERRTVIVGGGPAADLLLEQLAHQPHSDLRICGVFDDRTDERSPDMVAGFPKLGTVNDLLEFARRVRLDLVIFTLPISAEARLLQMLRKLWVLPVDIRLAAHMNKLRFQPRAYSYIGTVPLLDVFDKPIADWDIVLKYLFDKIAGTLCLIAAAPIMLLVALAIKLESKGPVLFKQKRYGFNNELIEVFKFRSMYCDQLDYNAKKLVTRDDPRVTRVGRFIRKASLDELPQFFNVVFKGNLSIVGPRPHVMHAKAAEHLYDEVVDGYFARHRVKPGITGWAQIHGWRGSTDTPEKIQKRVECDLYYIENWSILLDLYILFVTPFALLKTENAY; via the coding sequence ATGGCCGCCTTTTCCGTCGATGATCTGAGACATGTGGATCAAAAGGCCCCGGGGGACGAAGGCGCGCCCGCTCCCCGTCCCGCCGAGCTCTCCGCGCTCGCCGAGAGCCTCGCCACTTTTGCGACACCTCCCGCCTATTCGCGAATCGTTCTCGTGGGCGCCGTGCGGATTCTGGAATTCGCCTTGGTCGCTTTGACCGGCTTTCTGGTTCATATGAGCCATGTCGCTCCGGTGCGTGGCATCGAAACGGCCTATTTGATTACGATTCCATGCATTGCCGCGCTGACGGTTGTCATGTTTCAGGTTCTCGGCACCTATCGGATGAGCGCCTTGCGCTTCTTCGCCAAGGAAAGTTTGCGTGTGGCGACCGGCTGGACGCTTGTTCTGCTCATCTCGCTCGCGGTCTTCTTCTTTCTCAAGCTCGAAGATGTTTTTTCGCGCGTGTGGCTCTCGGGCTGGTTTCTCCTGGGACTAACCACACTTCTCGCCGAACGCGCGGCGCTATCGCTTTTCATCGATCATTTGACCAAGACAGGCCGGCTCGAGCGCCGCACGGTGATCGTCGGCGGCGGCCCTGCGGCCGATCTGTTGCTCGAACAGCTCGCGCATCAGCCGCATTCGGATCTGCGCATTTGCGGTGTCTTCGACGATCGCACCGACGAACGCTCGCCCGACATGGTTGCAGGCTTTCCGAAGCTCGGCACGGTCAACGACCTGCTTGAATTCGCAAGACGCGTCCGGCTCGATCTTGTGATCTTCACGCTTCCCATTTCGGCCGAGGCGCGTTTGCTCCAGATGCTGCGCAAACTCTGGGTCTTGCCGGTCGATATCCGCCTCGCCGCCCATATGAACAAGCTGCGCTTCCAGCCGCGCGCCTATTCCTATATCGGCACCGTGCCTTTGCTCGACGTGTTCGACAAGCCGATCGCCGATTGGGATATCGTCCTCAAATATCTGTTCGATAAAATCGCCGGAACTCTATGCCTCATCGCGGCCGCGCCTATTATGCTTTTGGTCGCGCTGGCGATCAAACTCGAGTCCAAAGGCCCAGTCCTGTTCAAACAAAAGCGCTATGGCTTCAACAATGAGTTGATCGAAGTTTTCAAATTCCGTTCGATGTATTGCGATCAGCTCGATTACAATGCGAAGAAACTCGTCACGCGCGACGACCCCCGCGTGACGCGCGTCGGGCGTTTCATCCGCAAGGCCTCTCTCGACGAACTGCCGCAATTCTTCAACGTCGTTTTCAAGGGCAATCTCTCGATTGTCGGCCCGCGCCCGCATGTCATGCACGCCAAGGCCGCTGAGCATCTCTATGACGAAGTTGTCGACGGTTATTTCGCCCGCCATCGCGTCAAGCCGGGCATCACCGGCTGGGCGCAAATTCACGGCTGGCGCGGCAGCACGGACACGCCGGAGAAGATCCAAAAGCGCGTCGAATGCGATCTTTATTATATCGAGAACTGGTCCATTCTGCTCGACCTCTATATTCTGTTTGTCACGCCCTTCGCGCTTTTGAAAACCGAGAACGCCTATTGA
- a CDS encoding DUF423 domain-containing protein has protein sequence MAVEKWASCLVAAAGLAGAAGVAEAAYAAHQSSEPLLQVSSHFLLLHAAAVIAIAAFACSFPQKPRLMLSAASLLLFGCILFCGDLSVRAFAGSRLFPMAAPLGGSSLIIGWLATAVAALLLLRKPAS, from the coding sequence ATGGCGGTCGAAAAATGGGCCTCTTGCCTCGTGGCCGCCGCAGGTCTTGCGGGTGCCGCGGGCGTCGCCGAGGCTGCCTATGCGGCGCATCAATCATCCGAGCCGCTGCTGCAGGTCTCGTCGCATTTCCTTCTGCTTCACGCCGCGGCGGTCATCGCCATCGCGGCCTTCGCTTGTTCCTTTCCGCAGAAGCCGCGATTGATGCTGAGCGCGGCCTCGCTGCTGCTCTTCGGCTGTATCCTCTTTTGCGGCGATCTGTCCGTCCGCGCCTTCGCAGGCTCACGGCTCTTTCCGATGGCCGCGCCCTTGGGCGGCAGCTCGCTGATCATCGGATGGCTTGCCACGGCCGTAGCAGCTCTTCTGCTTTTGCGGAAACCGGCGTCGTAA